TAAGTGATACTAGACGTGTACGGAAGGAGATTAGAGATGGGTAAGAAACCGGCGTTAACCCCCGACCAGCGTGCGGCGCTAGTGCTGCGGATGCTGAGCAAAGAAGAGCCGGCCGCGCAGATCGCGCCGCGTGCCGGGATCTCGGAGCAGACCTTGTACCGTTGGCGTGAGGAGTTCTTCAGCGCGAGGAAGCTGGCGCTGGCCGGACGTGGCGCAGAGCACGACCAGGTCAAGGAGATCGGCCGGCTGAAGTCGGCGGTGGCCCAGGGAGCGGACGGTGACCACACTATTCATCAGCCACAGTAGCAAGGACAAGGCCTGGGCTCAGCGCGTGCATCAGGCGCTGTCCGACGCCGGTTATCAGTGCCTGTTTCTGGACTCGCACCCCGACGACGGCATCCACGCCGGCGCCGACTGGGAGCGCATGCTCTACCAACGTCTACGCCAGAGCCGTGGAGTGATCGTGCTCTGTACCGCCAACTGGCTCAGCTCCCCCTGGTGTGTTGCCGAGGCGATAATGGCTCGGGGGCGCAAGCGGCGCGTCTTCCTGGTCGCCGCGGATGACATCGTTGACAGGCGCCAAGCGAAGGGTGATCAAGAAGGGGCCCCGACGATCCCAGAATTTCTGACGGACAGGCAGTTCGTCAGTCTCGCCGGACTCACAGAGAAGGAGGCCGTCCAGCGACTGCTGCAAGGGCTGGAAAGGGAGGGCCTGAAGAAGCAAGACTTCAAGCTGCCCGAGCGACCCTACCCCGGCCTGGCGCCCTTCCAGGAGACGGACGCCGCCGTCTTCTTCGGCCGCGATGATGACACCGACCACGTTATTGATCGACTGCACCGCCGCCGCAAGGGCGACGCCAAAGGATTTGTGCTTCTCCTTGGAGCTTCGGGCTGCGGCAAGTCGTCTCTGGTGCGCGCCGGCGTGATCCCGCAGCTGCGCCGCGCAGGCAAGGACGAGGCGGCTGGTCCACGCTGGATCGTTGCTCCCCCAGTTCTCGCCGGCCGAGGGATCGAAGGGCTTGCCCTCGCGTTCGCGGACGCCTTCCGGCGTGCCGAGAAGCCGCGAGCATTGCAAGACGTTCGCGGACGAATGACCAGCTCCGGCGATCTGCGGCTGCTCGCAGGCGAACTACTCGACGCCCACCACGCAGCGAACGGCAGCGTCCTGCTCGTCCTGGACCAGCTCGAGGAGGTTTTGGACACCCCAGAGGAATCCCATGTTCGAGCGGCCCTGGCGCTGCTGCTGGAGGCAAGCGCTGACTTCGGCAGCCCCCTCGTTGTCCTGGCCACCATGCGGTCAGACTTCCTTAACGCGTTCCAGCTCTTCGAAGGAGCGGCGGACCGCTACGAGGCGGTCACACTCGATCCGATGCGCCGCGACCACTTCGGGCAAGTGATTGAGGGCCCGGCCGAGCGTTTCGGCCTCGACCTCGATCCCGGACTTGCTACGCGCATGGTGCAGGACACCGCCTACAGCGACGCCCTACCGCTGCTCGCCTTCACCGTGCGGAAACTTTATGGGCAATGCAAAAGGCAGGGCCGGCTGACCTTAGCCGCCTATCAGGCGCTCGGCGGTGTCTCCGGCGCCATCGAGCACGCTGCGGACAGCATCCTGTATGAGACGGGATACAAAGACTTGACACAATCGGATCCTAGGATGCGCGACCTGCGACGGGCCTTCTACAGCTTGGCCCAGGTGGGCGAGGAAGGCCGGTTCACCCGCCGCATCGCCCGCTGGTCGCGTATGCCCGCCTCCTGCGACACCATTCTAAATCGCTTAGTCAACGAGCGATTGCTGGTGTCGAGCAGCGCCAGTGGCGAACCGATCCTCAGCGTCGCCCACGAGGCCCTGTTCCGCGTCTGGAATACGCTCCATTGTTGGCTGCTGCAGGACCGCAGTGCTCTCAGTCTGCGCGCCCAGATAGAAGAGGCCGCTACCGCGTGGAGCGTGGAACCGCGGCCGGAGATCCACGCTCAGCTTCTCTGGCCGGAGGAGCGCATCCTGGACTCCGTGAGCAAGATCGCTCGCAGCGGCGTGTCGTTAGAGGACGTGGCAGACCCTAAGCTTGTGCGCGCCTTTGCAGGCCCCACCGATCCAGATATCCTGACGCAGTTGCCGGCCCTGAGTACGGGTCAGGATAGCGAGCGAGGCAGCGGCCCCTTCGGAGATGCCTGGCACCTACCACTCAGCCATGCGGCCCGATCCAGCGTTGGCGTGCGCCTAGCAATTCTCGACGACCACCGCCCCGGGGTCGGTCTGCGTCCTGACGGTTTGCCCGACATCGATTGGTGTCGAATCGACGGAGGGGAGGTGACCATCGAGATCCGCGTTAATCCGGATGATCCCAACTCGGAAGTCGCCGATACGGTAACGCAAGCCGTCAACCCATTCTGGATAGCCCGTTACCCGGTGACGATCACGCAATTCCAGACTTTTGTCGTGGAGTGCTTTCGGAAAGGCGACGATCAGACGTGTAAGTGGCATCTACCAGATGGGGTTCCTATCAGCTTGCTGAAAAACAATCCGCCGCCCAAGCACCGAGCGCGCTACGGCAACCACCCGGCGGACATGGTCAACTGGTGGGATGCCATGGCCTTCTGCCAATGGCTAAGCATACGCATCGGATACGATGTACGGCTCCCGACCGAATACGAGTGGCAATGCGCGGCGATCGGTGCAAACACTCGACGGGGCAAGCCCGAGAAAATCTATCCGTGGGGCACGGATTGTGACCAGCAATGCGAGCCCTGGCGCGCCAATACCACCGACAGCGAACTCCACCGCTCGACGGCAGTCGGGCTTTATCCCCTCGGGGCCTCCACCGCCGGCGTGTTCGACATGGCTGGAACGGTCTGGGAATGGTGTCTGAATGCCTTCGAAGACCCCGATGACAACAGTTTACCAGGTGGCGACCAGGACCGTCGGGTGCTCCGCGGTGGATCCTGGGGCAACTATCTGGCCTTCGCGTGCCCCACCTACCGCTATGGGCGTTACACGGACTTGCGTCGCTTTAGCTTCGTGGGGTTTCGGGTTATGTGCTCGACCCCATGTTTGGGCACTAAACTCTGAGAGCCGCGCGGTTTCTGCACGTGGGAGCACATGTAGGCTTGTCATTATTCTGCACCAGGCGACGCTAATCCCGCCGTTGACACCGTCGTGATTGCCGGGGATACAGCCCCTGTAAAAATGATCGATTGGTTGACTAAACAGCCAAACGTGCGACATCCTGTCCGCATAATCTATGCGTTCGCTCGTTAGATTGCAGGGTTGCACTGGGGAATCTTCTGTACGCCCGCAGAAGCGAGTAACGCACGACCGCGAGTGCTCAATCGGCATCAAATGTTTGTTTTTTGCTTGCCGAAACCGAACGCTGGCATCGCCGTCATTGATCACCACTTGACAATCTGTAGTTGATCGTATTACCTGGATCAAGCCAACGCATGACCTCAGATCATCGCACGAGGATAAGAGTCAAGATGTGCAGGTCGTTGTGTCAGGGTCTCTTGCACAGTTTGTTGACGGCTTAATCGCGTTCTAATCCGCAGGTACCGGCACTGCGTCAGATCTACCGCGAACGTCCATATACGGACTCCTCCTCGTTTGCAAGCAAGCTGATCGTATAGTGCTGAGGTACGACTGCTAACGTATATCCGGTCTCTCACGCCTGTCAGCATGTGACCTTGATGGACATTCGCCCGCCAGCTCCCAATTGCTTTCTCGTGCTGTGATGCACCCGGACATTCACGGGTTCTGCCGACGCCGGTAATTAGTCCGCCAGTTTCCTTTGGTAATGACATGACGTGGTCCAATAGGCTGGTACACCCCAGTTAAGTAAGATTGACTTAACTGAGGATGAGAAACAACGACGACCCGAAAGAAGTACTCGAAAGAATTCAAGTTGGATGCGGTGAGCCTGGTTCTGGACCAGGGGCATACCCGGAGAGAGGCGGCGAGAAGTCTGGACATCAACGAACAGATGCTGGGTCGGTGGGTGAAAGAACACCGAGAATCTGAAGATGGCCGGGCCTTCCGTGGCAATGGCAAGCTGACGCCGGAGCAAGGTAAGCGCCTAGCGATCCCCAGTGTTGATCACCGCGTCACGGTGTTTTAGGGGATCACGTTCCACGGCAGCAGTGCCTCGAAGGCCTCGACGGTAGTGGCCCTGGGGAGTTCGGCAAAGACGTGGCGCAGGTAGGTGTAGGGCTCGAGGCCGTTGGCTTTGGCGGTCTCGATGAGGGCGTAGAGGTTGGCGCTGGCGTTGGCGCCTTTGGGGGTGTTGGAGAAGAGCCAGTTTTTGCCGATGACGAAGGGGCGGATGGCGTTCTCGCAGCGGTTGTTGTCGGTGGCGAGGCGGCCGTCTTCAAGATAGCGGATGAGGCCGGGCCATTGGTGGGCGAGGTAGCCGAGGGCCGTGCCGGTGGCGGACTTCTCGGGTACTTGGGGCAAGGATTTGTCCAGCCAGGCTTTGAGTTCATGGATGACGGGCCGGGCTTCGGCCTGGTGGGCGGCATGGCGGTCCTCAGGCGAGGCATCCTTCCATGCGCGCTCGATACAATAGAGTTTCTGGATGAAGGCGAGTCCTTGGTGAGCCTTGCCGGTGCGGGCCTTGGCGCCCTTGCCCTGGGCGCGGATAGCCTCGTCGAATTTCCGCCGCGCATGGGCGAAGCAGCCGACGGCGGTGATGCCGGGGACGCGGGCCACGGCGCGATAAACCGCGTAGCCATCGGTCTGTAGATAGCCCTGGTAATCGGCCAGCACGCGCTGGGGCACGGCGCTGCTGCGTGAGGGATCGTAATCGTAGAGGATGACGGGCCGGCCCGGTGGCCCGCCCCGCTGTACCCAGAGGTAAGATTGGGATTGGGCGCTCCGGCCGGGCTCCTTGAGCACTTGTACGGTGGTCTCATCCATCTGCAGGACATCGTAGCCCAACAGG
The Gammaproteobacteria bacterium DNA segment above includes these coding regions:
- a CDS encoding IS66 family transposase, yielding MRVVEGLLTGSKATLTELGRHLGPAPEAPADEAVTVPAHARKKPGRQRLPDALPRVDIVHDVPDAEKQCPCGCGEMVPIGEDVSEQLDIIPAKIQVLRHVRPRYACPQCQAGGVAQAAMPPQPIPKSLASPGLLAYVATAKYVDALPLYRQHALLGRAGIELSRTTLAYWMVACGALVQPLINLLRDTLLGYDVLQMDETTVQVLKEPGRSAQSQSYLWVQRGGPPGRPVILYDYDPSRSSAVPQRVLADYQGYLQTDGYAVYRAVARVPGITAVGCFAHARRKFDEAIRAQGKGAKARTGKAHQGLAFIQKLYCIERAWKDASPEDRHAAHQAEARPVIHELKAWLDKSLPQVPEKSATGTALGYLAHQWPGLIRYLEDGRLATDNNRCENAIRPFVIGKNWLFSNTPKGANASANLYALIETAKANGLEPYTYLRHVFAELPRATTVEAFEALLPWNVIP
- a CDS encoding SUMF1/EgtB/PvdO family nonheme iron enzyme produces the protein MTTLFISHSSKDKAWAQRVHQALSDAGYQCLFLDSHPDDGIHAGADWERMLYQRLRQSRGVIVLCTANWLSSPWCVAEAIMARGRKRRVFLVAADDIVDRRQAKGDQEGAPTIPEFLTDRQFVSLAGLTEKEAVQRLLQGLEREGLKKQDFKLPERPYPGLAPFQETDAAVFFGRDDDTDHVIDRLHRRRKGDAKGFVLLLGASGCGKSSLVRAGVIPQLRRAGKDEAAGPRWIVAPPVLAGRGIEGLALAFADAFRRAEKPRALQDVRGRMTSSGDLRLLAGELLDAHHAANGSVLLVLDQLEEVLDTPEESHVRAALALLLEASADFGSPLVVLATMRSDFLNAFQLFEGAADRYEAVTLDPMRRDHFGQVIEGPAERFGLDLDPGLATRMVQDTAYSDALPLLAFTVRKLYGQCKRQGRLTLAAYQALGGVSGAIEHAADSILYETGYKDLTQSDPRMRDLRRAFYSLAQVGEEGRFTRRIARWSRMPASCDTILNRLVNERLLVSSSASGEPILSVAHEALFRVWNTLHCWLLQDRSALSLRAQIEEAATAWSVEPRPEIHAQLLWPEERILDSVSKIARSGVSLEDVADPKLVRAFAGPTDPDILTQLPALSTGQDSERGSGPFGDAWHLPLSHAARSSVGVRLAILDDHRPGVGLRPDGLPDIDWCRIDGGEVTIEIRVNPDDPNSEVADTVTQAVNPFWIARYPVTITQFQTFVVECFRKGDDQTCKWHLPDGVPISLLKNNPPPKHRARYGNHPADMVNWWDAMAFCQWLSIRIGYDVRLPTEYEWQCAAIGANTRRGKPEKIYPWGTDCDQQCEPWRANTTDSELHRSTAVGLYPLGASTAGVFDMAGTVWEWCLNAFEDPDDNSLPGGDQDRRVLRGGSWGNYLAFACPTYRYGRYTDLRRFSFVGFRVMCSTPCLGTKL
- a CDS encoding helix-turn-helix domain-containing protein → MGKKPALTPDQRAALVLRMLSKEEPAAQIAPRAGISEQTLYRWREEFFSARKLALAGRGAEHDQVKEIGRLKSAVAQGADGDHTIHQPQ